Proteins encoded together in one Peribacillus asahii window:
- a CDS encoding DUF6509 family protein, with translation MITITEYSVEKLKDPFGILTGERFEYVLDIEVPEDDELYTEGGLSIRLIYVVDGEEQTIKQYNIIAKANEEVLDFDLEEEELHMLLTFCKEHMEEAE, from the coding sequence ATGATTACCATTACAGAATATAGTGTCGAAAAATTAAAAGATCCATTTGGCATCTTAACAGGAGAACGCTTTGAATATGTCTTGGATATTGAAGTACCAGAAGATGATGAACTCTATACAGAGGGCGGTTTATCAATCCGCTTAATTTATGTTGTAGATGGAGAAGAACAAACGATTAAACAATACAACATCATCGCAAAAGCAAATGAAGAAGTTCTTGATTTTGATTTAGAAGAAGAGGAACTTCATATGTTACTCACCTTCTGTAAGGAACATATGGAAGAAGCAGAATAA
- a CDS encoding BMP family lipoprotein, whose protein sequence is MKKRKFGLALSLILAAGTMLGACGNAEKDDAKDGGADKKENFTVAMVTDIGGVDDKSFNQSAWEGLQSFGEENGLEKGKDGYNYLQSKSDADYTTNLNTLVREDYNVIFAIGYALAESVADVADQRPEAQFAIVDSVVEKDNVASITFKEHQGSFLVGVIAGLQTKTNKVGFVGGVEGELIKKFEVGFIAGVKSVNPKAEVVSKYAGSFGDAAKGKSIASSMYASGADIIYHAAGGTGNGVFAEAKDLKQKDPSKEIYVIGVDRDQHEEGAVTVDGKEYNVTLTSMVKRVDVAVKDLATKAKAGEFPGGQIIEYGMEEDGIKISDSKENISEETLKEVEKWTEKIKSGEQKVPTTDEELKAMKF, encoded by the coding sequence TTGAAAAAGCGTAAATTTGGTTTAGCTCTTTCACTAATTTTAGCAGCGGGAACAATGTTAGGTGCATGTGGCAATGCAGAAAAAGATGATGCAAAAGACGGTGGAGCGGATAAAAAAGAAAACTTTACTGTAGCGATGGTTACCGATATTGGTGGTGTGGATGACAAATCATTTAATCAATCAGCATGGGAAGGTCTCCAAAGTTTTGGTGAAGAAAATGGTTTGGAAAAAGGCAAAGACGGATATAACTATCTTCAATCAAAATCAGATGCTGACTATACAACGAATCTAAATACACTTGTTCGTGAAGATTATAATGTTATTTTTGCGATTGGTTATGCTTTAGCGGAATCAGTTGCAGATGTAGCTGATCAACGCCCAGAAGCTCAATTTGCTATTGTTGATTCAGTTGTCGAGAAAGATAATGTAGCAAGTATTACGTTTAAAGAGCACCAAGGCTCATTTTTAGTAGGTGTGATTGCAGGCTTACAAACGAAAACAAATAAAGTTGGTTTCGTCGGTGGTGTGGAAGGTGAATTAATTAAGAAGTTTGAAGTAGGTTTCATTGCAGGCGTTAAATCTGTTAATCCTAAAGCGGAAGTTGTTTCTAAATATGCAGGTAGCTTCGGTGACGCTGCAAAAGGTAAATCAATCGCAAGCAGCATGTATGCTTCTGGCGCTGATATTATTTATCATGCTGCGGGCGGGACAGGAAACGGTGTATTTGCAGAAGCAAAGGATTTAAAGCAAAAAGACCCGTCAAAAGAAATTTATGTAATTGGTGTCGATCGTGATCAACATGAGGAAGGTGCTGTAACAGTTGATGGAAAAGAATACAATGTAACCTTAACTTCTATGGTTAAGCGTGTTGACGTAGCCGTGAAAGACCTTGCAACAAAAGCTAAAGCTGGTGAATTCCCAGGAGGTCAAATTATCGAGTATGGTATGGAAGAAGACGGTATTAAAATTTCTGACTCTAAAGAGAATATAAGCGAAGAAACTCTTAAAGAAGTTGAAAAGTGGACAGAGAAAATCAAGTCTGGTGAACAAAAAGTTCCGACAACGGATGAAGAATTAAAAGCAATGAAGTTTTAA
- a CDS encoding ABC transporter ATP-binding protein: MEYVIEMLNIRKEFPGIVANDNVTLQLKKGEIHALLGENGAGKSTLMNVLFGLYQPEQGEIRVKGKPVHITSPNVANDLGIGMVHQHFMLVDPFTVTENIILGKEPANAGKINLKDASKKVRELSVKYHLSVDPDAKIADISVGMQQRVEILKTLYRGADILIFDEPTAVLTPQEIKELIAIMKALIKEGKSIILITHKLKEIMEVCDRVTVIRKGRGIDTLDVRDTNPNELASLMVGRDVVFKTEKIEAKPTDIVLEVKNIEVKDSRGISAVKNLSLSVRAGEIIGIAGVDGNGQSELIEALTGLKKISAGTIKLNGKEIQNQRPRKVTEAGVGHIPEDRHKHGLVLDYSIGENIVLQTYYQEPYSKKGVLNSKKIFEKARKIIKEYDVRTPSEYTPARSLSGGNQQKAIIGREVDRNPDLLIAAQPTRGLDVGAIEFIHKRLIEQRDTGKAILLISFEIDEIMNVSDKIAVIYEGEIVAIVDPKKATEQELGLLMAGSKRAEAGDKSNV, translated from the coding sequence ATGGAATATGTAATTGAGATGCTTAATATCCGGAAAGAATTCCCTGGAATTGTAGCAAATGATAATGTCACCCTGCAATTAAAAAAAGGGGAAATTCATGCCTTATTAGGTGAAAATGGTGCGGGAAAGTCAACATTAATGAACGTACTGTTTGGCTTATATCAGCCTGAGCAAGGAGAAATTCGGGTCAAAGGAAAACCTGTTCATATTACAAGTCCAAATGTCGCTAACGATTTAGGAATCGGGATGGTTCATCAGCATTTTATGTTGGTCGATCCTTTTACTGTAACGGAAAATATTATTCTCGGTAAGGAACCAGCAAACGCGGGAAAAATTAATTTAAAGGATGCTAGTAAAAAGGTGCGTGAACTTTCAGTAAAGTATCATTTAAGCGTCGACCCTGATGCGAAAATTGCTGATATTTCCGTAGGGATGCAACAACGGGTCGAGATTTTGAAAACACTATATCGTGGTGCCGATATTTTAATTTTTGATGAACCAACTGCTGTATTAACTCCGCAAGAGATCAAAGAATTAATCGCTATTATGAAAGCACTAATTAAAGAGGGAAAATCTATTATTTTAATTACACATAAACTTAAAGAAATTATGGAAGTTTGTGATCGTGTAACGGTTATTCGAAAAGGACGAGGAATCGATACGTTGGATGTAAGGGATACCAATCCGAATGAACTGGCGAGCCTTATGGTGGGGCGTGATGTCGTTTTCAAAACAGAAAAAATAGAGGCGAAACCAACAGATATTGTTTTAGAAGTAAAGAACATTGAAGTGAAAGATTCTCGTGGCATTTCAGCGGTTAAGAATTTAAGTCTTTCCGTTCGAGCAGGCGAGATTATTGGAATTGCAGGGGTCGATGGTAATGGCCAGTCAGAGTTAATTGAAGCGTTAACAGGCTTGAAGAAGATAAGCGCTGGTACGATTAAGCTAAACGGAAAAGAGATTCAAAATCAAAGGCCGCGTAAGGTAACTGAAGCAGGTGTTGGGCATATCCCAGAAGATCGTCATAAGCACGGATTAGTGCTGGACTATAGTATCGGGGAAAATATCGTTTTGCAAACTTATTATCAAGAGCCTTACTCTAAAAAAGGCGTATTAAACTCGAAGAAAATTTTTGAAAAAGCACGAAAAATTATTAAAGAATATGATGTGCGGACCCCGAGTGAATATACGCCAGCTCGCTCTCTTTCTGGTGGAAATCAGCAAAAAGCAATTATCGGTCGTGAAGTCGATCGTAATCCGGATTTACTTATAGCGGCTCAACCAACCCGTGGACTAGATGTTGGTGCGATTGAATTCATTCATAAGCGTCTTATTGAACAGCGTGATACTGGTAAAGCAATCCTCTTAATTTCATTTGAAATAGATGAGATTATGAATGTTAGTGACAAGATTGCAGTCATTTACGAAGGAGAAATCGTGGCCATCGTTGACCCTAAAAAAGCGACAGAGCAAGAACTAGGGTTATTAATGGCTGGAAGTAAACGTGCGGAAGCAGGTGACAAATCGAATGTCTAA
- a CDS encoding ABC transporter permease → MSKYLSKLTIPLLAVVLGLIAGSIIMLISGYDPIAGYGVMLDGIIGEQYYIGESLRTIITYALAGLAVAFAFRTGLFNIGVEGQLIVGWLAAVWVGVAFELPKFIHLPLAIVAGALAGALWAFIPGYLKAKFRVHEVIVSIMLNYTALYVTNYLINDILTDKKDRTERIADSASLSSPFLQSLTDYSRLHWGIVIAIICIIIMWFILEKTKMGFELKAVGFNQHASEYAGMSVNKNIILSMVISGVFAGLAGVMEGLGTFGYAAIKGGFTGMGFDGIAVALLGANTAIGVALAAILFGGLKAGALNMPLQIGIPSEIVDIIIALIIFFVAASYFIRWLAQRFNKKGVK, encoded by the coding sequence ATGTCTAAATATTTGTCCAAATTAACCATTCCACTACTTGCAGTCGTGCTAGGATTAATTGCTGGTTCCATCATCATGCTTATTAGCGGTTATGACCCAATCGCAGGCTACGGGGTGATGCTCGATGGTATTATTGGCGAGCAATACTATATCGGTGAATCGTTACGAACGATTATTACGTATGCTTTAGCCGGTCTAGCGGTAGCATTTGCCTTTCGAACGGGACTATTTAATATCGGAGTAGAAGGGCAATTAATTGTCGGTTGGCTCGCCGCTGTTTGGGTCGGAGTTGCTTTTGAATTACCTAAGTTCATTCATTTGCCGCTAGCAATTGTAGCCGGTGCGTTAGCAGGAGCACTTTGGGCGTTTATTCCAGGGTATTTAAAAGCAAAATTTAGAGTACATGAAGTTATCGTGTCCATTATGTTAAATTATACTGCACTTTATGTGACCAACTATTTAATTAACGATATTTTGACTGATAAAAAGGATAGAACAGAAAGAATTGCGGATTCCGCTTCACTTAGTTCTCCGTTCTTACAATCGCTTACAGACTATTCACGATTGCACTGGGGGATTGTTATTGCTATCATTTGCATCATCATTATGTGGTTTATTCTTGAAAAAACAAAAATGGGTTTTGAATTAAAGGCGGTTGGCTTCAACCAACATGCTTCTGAATATGCTGGGATGAGCGTAAATAAGAATATTATTCTTTCTATGGTGATTTCTGGTGTATTTGCAGGTCTTGCAGGTGTCATGGAAGGATTGGGTACATTTGGTTATGCAGCGATTAAAGGTGGTTTTACAGGCATGGGCTTTGATGGAATTGCGGTTGCACTACTTGGCGCAAATACAGCGATTGGTGTTGCTTTAGCAGCGATACTATTTGGCGGCTTGAAAGCGGGAGCGTTAAATATGCCGTTGCAAATCGGGATTCCAAGTGAGATTGTGGATATTATTATTGCGTTAATTATTTTCTTCGTGGCGGCTAGCTATTTCATTCGATGGCTTGCTCAACGCTTTAACAAGAAAGGAGTGAAATAA
- a CDS encoding ABC transporter permease, which yields MDFYQVLLIIIPSMIAYAAPLIFTALGGVFSERSGVINIGLEGLMVIGAFTGIVFNLTYADVFGNWTPWISVLVAMVAGVLFSLLLAVATITFRADQTVSGVALNLLSVGLTIFLVKKIYDKGQTDFISETFARIDIPLLSDIPFIGPVFFSNSYYIAYIAILVSFIVWYILYKTPFGLRIRAVGEHPMAADTMGVNVFKIRYAGVLISGAFAGVGGAIHATIFANDFSHATINGQGFMAIAAMIFGKWHPVGAMGAALFFGLAQSLSIVGSSLPLFKDIPSVYLLIAPYVLTIIALTGFIGRADAPKAAGQPYIKGER from the coding sequence GTGGACTTTTATCAAGTGTTATTAATCATTATCCCATCAATGATTGCCTACGCTGCCCCGCTTATTTTCACTGCACTTGGTGGGGTATTCTCGGAGCGCTCTGGTGTTATTAATATTGGTTTAGAAGGTTTAATGGTTATCGGAGCATTTACAGGCATTGTGTTTAACTTAACATATGCAGATGTATTTGGAAACTGGACACCTTGGATTTCTGTTCTTGTTGCGATGGTGGCAGGAGTGTTATTTTCACTGCTCCTTGCTGTAGCTACCATTACATTCCGGGCTGATCAAACGGTTAGCGGGGTGGCATTAAACTTGTTATCTGTCGGTTTAACGATATTTCTTGTGAAAAAGATTTATGATAAAGGACAAACAGATTTTATTTCTGAAACATTTGCCCGAATTGATATCCCATTATTAAGTGATATTCCATTTATTGGACCGGTTTTCTTCTCTAATAGTTATTATATTGCGTATATTGCGATTTTAGTTTCGTTTATCGTTTGGTATATTTTATACAAAACTCCATTTGGTCTACGCATACGTGCAGTTGGTGAACATCCAATGGCTGCTGATACGATGGGCGTTAATGTATTCAAAATTCGTTACGCAGGAGTGTTAATTTCTGGTGCTTTTGCTGGAGTTGGCGGTGCTATTCATGCGACGATTTTTGCAAATGATTTTAGCCATGCGACAATTAACGGTCAAGGTTTCATGGCAATTGCTGCGATGATTTTTGGAAAGTGGCATCCTGTTGGGGCAATGGGTGCAGCTTTATTTTTTGGGTTGGCACAAAGCTTAAGCATTGTCGGGTCAAGCCTACCGCTTTTTAAAGATATTCCATCTGTATATTTATTAATTGCTCCTTACGTGCTTACCATTATTGCTCTGACAGGATTCATTGGTCGTGCCGATGCGCCTAAAGCAGCTGGGCAACCGTATATTAAAGGGGAACGCTAA
- the yfmF gene encoding EF-P 5-aminopentanol modification-associated protein YfmF: MAIASETIKHKSGYKLHIVRTTKYKTNTLVFKMKAPLTKETVTYRALFPHVLQSNTSKYPTTPELRSYLDDLYGAGLYVDVTKKGEYHIISFTIDIVNEKFLSDTTPLLEKAFSLLSEVLFQPKVEEMAFDSATVTNEKRALKQRIQSIFDDKMRYSSKRLVEEMCANEPYALEANGRLEELEQITPMSLYDYYQKALNEDEIDLYVIGDLSEDEVDGLASQYISLSDRKPVVLSRQANASIEDEKEVIEKIDVKQGKLNIGYRTNILYGDPQYFALQLFNGLFGGFSHSKLFINVREKASLAYYAASRVESHKGLLMVMSGIENENYKQAVDIIKEQFEAMEQGDFTEEELLQTKAVVKNQVLETVDVARGLVELLYHNVLANQSIALDEWIEKTEQVTKEEVIKVANQMKLDTIYFLTGTEVQR; the protein is encoded by the coding sequence ATGGCGATTGCTTCTGAAACAATCAAGCACAAAAGCGGTTACAAGCTCCATATTGTTCGTACTACTAAATATAAAACGAATACACTGGTATTCAAAATGAAAGCGCCACTAACGAAAGAAACGGTGACATATCGGGCGCTATTTCCGCATGTTTTACAAAGTAATACAAGTAAATATCCGACAACACCTGAGCTTCGATCTTATTTAGATGATTTGTACGGAGCTGGACTTTATGTGGATGTGACAAAAAAAGGAGAATACCACATTATTAGTTTCACCATTGATATTGTAAATGAGAAGTTTTTAAGCGATACTACGCCGCTTTTAGAGAAGGCTTTTTCGCTTTTGTCTGAGGTTCTTTTTCAGCCAAAAGTTGAAGAGATGGCTTTTGATTCAGCAACTGTAACAAATGAAAAACGAGCATTAAAGCAACGAATTCAATCCATTTTTGATGATAAAATGCGCTACTCGTCGAAGCGTCTTGTCGAAGAAATGTGTGCCAATGAACCTTATGCGCTAGAAGCAAATGGCCGTTTGGAAGAATTGGAGCAAATTACGCCAATGTCTCTTTACGATTATTATCAAAAAGCGCTGAATGAAGATGAAATTGACTTATATGTAATAGGTGATCTTTCAGAGGACGAAGTAGATGGATTAGCGAGTCAGTATATCTCGCTTTCTGACCGTAAACCAGTTGTGTTGTCGAGACAGGCTAATGCTTCGATTGAGGATGAAAAGGAAGTAATTGAAAAAATCGATGTAAAGCAAGGAAAATTAAATATCGGTTATCGGACGAATATTTTATATGGAGACCCTCAGTATTTTGCCTTGCAGCTATTTAACGGTCTTTTTGGTGGTTTTTCTCACTCCAAATTATTTATCAATGTGCGCGAAAAGGCCAGTCTCGCTTATTATGCAGCGTCTAGGGTAGAAAGTCATAAAGGCTTATTAATGGTCATGTCAGGAATTGAAAATGAGAACTATAAGCAGGCTGTTGACATTATTAAAGAACAGTTTGAGGCGATGGAGCAAGGGGATTTTACAGAAGAAGAACTATTGCAAACGAAGGCAGTTGTGAAAAACCAAGTATTAGAAACGGTGGATGTTGCACGAGGTTTGGTCGAGCTTTTATATCATAATGTGCTGGCGAATCAGTCTATTGCTCTCGATGAATGGATAGAAAAGACGGAACAAGTTACAAAAGAGGAAGTTATTAAAGTTGCTAACCAGATGAAGTTAGATACGATTTATTTCTTAACGGGAACGGAGGTGCAACGCTGA
- the yfmH gene encoding EF-P 5-aminopentanol modification-associated protein YfmH: MEKILFDQLQEELYYEKLTNGLDVYILPKQGFNKSFATFTTKYGSVDNHFKSLQKQEFVQVPDGIAHFLEHKLFEKEDGDVFQQFSKQGASANAFTSFTRTAYLFSSTDEFQSNLTTLIDFVQDPYFSEKTVEKEKGIIGQEINMYDDNPDWRLYFGTIANMYHHHPVKIDIAGTVESIAKIDKDMLYECYHTFYHPSNMLLFIVGPVEVESIMEQIRQNQNSKKYEAGAEIERNFESEPDSVAKKMERLSMNVQTPKVMLGIKAANVQQSGKELLKRELATNIYLEMLFGKSSPLHENLYTKGYIDQSFSYDYTQEQGFGFALIGGDSAKPDELAEQLLRILQQSKTGTGLTEESLQRTVKKKIGSFLRSLNSPEYIANQFTRYAFNDMNLFDVVSELEQLTFTDIKHIANELVTDDRITVCQVIPK; encoded by the coding sequence ATGGAGAAGATTCTTTTTGATCAATTACAAGAAGAGTTGTATTATGAAAAATTAACGAATGGCTTAGATGTGTATATTTTACCGAAACAGGGGTTTAATAAATCGTTTGCGACGTTTACGACAAAGTATGGCTCAGTTGATAACCATTTTAAATCTTTACAGAAACAGGAATTTGTTCAAGTGCCTGATGGCATTGCTCATTTTTTAGAGCACAAGCTATTTGAGAAGGAAGATGGAGATGTTTTTCAACAATTTAGTAAGCAGGGAGCTTCGGCCAATGCGTTTACCTCTTTTACTAGAACGGCTTATCTTTTCTCAAGCACAGATGAATTTCAATCGAATTTAACGACCTTGATTGATTTTGTTCAAGATCCCTATTTTTCTGAGAAAACGGTTGAAAAAGAAAAAGGAATTATTGGTCAAGAAATTAATATGTATGATGATAATCCAGATTGGCGACTATATTTCGGTACAATTGCAAATATGTACCACCATCATCCAGTTAAAATTGATATTGCCGGTACGGTTGAATCGATTGCGAAAATTGATAAAGATATGTTATATGAGTGTTATCATACTTTTTATCATCCAAGCAATATGCTATTGTTTATTGTTGGTCCTGTTGAAGTGGAATCGATTATGGAGCAAATTCGTCAAAATCAGAACAGTAAGAAGTACGAGGCTGGAGCAGAAATTGAACGAAATTTTGAGTCGGAGCCGGATTCCGTTGCTAAGAAGATGGAACGTTTGAGCATGAATGTACAAACACCAAAAGTGATGCTTGGCATTAAAGCTGCAAATGTACAGCAAAGCGGGAAGGAACTTTTGAAGCGAGAGCTCGCAACGAATATTTATTTAGAAATGTTATTTGGGAAAAGTTCTCCCCTTCATGAAAATTTGTACACAAAAGGGTATATCGATCAAAGTTTTTCATATGATTATACACAAGAACAAGGCTTTGGCTTTGCTTTAATTGGCGGTGATAGTGCGAAGCCGGACGAATTAGCTGAGCAGCTGCTTCGTATCTTACAGCAATCGAAGACAGGAACAGGGTTAACAGAGGAGAGCTTGCAGCGAACGGTTAAGAAAAAAATTGGCTCTTTTCTACGTTCACTGAATTCCCCGGAGTACATTGCCAACCAATTTACAAGGTATGCGTTTAATGACATGAATTTGTTTGATGTTGTAAGTGAATTAGAGCAGCTAACTTTCACAGACATTAAACATATCGCTAATGAATTAGTGACAGATGATCGAATTACGGTATGTCAAGTCATTCCTAAATAA
- the ymfI gene encoding elongation factor P 5-aminopentanone reductase, whose product MEKRFALITGASGGIGSQIALKLAEENYSLYLHYNANEEAIQNLMGQLQPFNIEVIPIQADLSTKEGYKQLVRNIFALHAIVLNSGNSYYGLISDMDEQVVSEMVQLHVTSPFQLTKELLPKLMYQEKAAIVAVTSIWGQTGASCEVLYSMLKGGQNAFIKALSKEVALNDIRVNAVAPGAVSTAMLQSFSAEDLELIKGDIPMGRMGNPEEIAEAVAFLLSDKAAYITGQVLGVNGGWYT is encoded by the coding sequence GTGGAGAAACGCTTTGCCCTTATTACGGGAGCGAGCGGCGGAATTGGCAGTCAAATTGCTTTAAAACTCGCCGAGGAGAACTATTCACTTTATTTACATTACAATGCAAATGAAGAAGCGATTCAAAACTTGATGGGACAACTTCAACCATTTAATATTGAGGTAATTCCGATTCAAGCAGATCTCTCAACAAAGGAAGGCTATAAACAGCTTGTTCGAAATATTTTTGCTCTTCATGCTATTGTATTAAATAGTGGAAACAGCTATTATGGACTGATTTCTGATATGGACGAGCAAGTGGTTAGTGAGATGGTTCAATTGCATGTGACAAGTCCGTTTCAATTAACGAAAGAATTATTGCCAAAACTCATGTATCAAGAAAAAGCTGCAATTGTTGCAGTGACGTCGATTTGGGGACAAACAGGGGCTTCCTGTGAAGTGTTATATTCGATGCTAAAAGGCGGGCAAAATGCGTTTATTAAAGCGCTTAGTAAAGAGGTTGCATTAAATGATATTCGCGTTAACGCGGTAGCTCCTGGTGCGGTTTCAACAGCCATGTTGCAATCTTTTAGTGCCGAAGATCTTGAATTAATTAAAGGGGATATTCCGATGGGGCGTATGGGGAACCCAGAAGAAATTGCTGAAGCCGTAGCGTTTCTGTTGTCGGATAAAGCGGCTTATATTACCGGTCAAGTTCTAGGAGTAAATGGCGGTTGGTATACTTGA
- a CDS encoding DUF3243 domain-containing protein, which produces MSVLDNWDQWKNFLGDRLHQGQSQGLEQGAISNLAYEIGDYLATQVDPKNEQERVLSDLWSVASEEERHAIASVMVKLVENNGTSK; this is translated from the coding sequence ATGTCTGTTTTAGATAATTGGGATCAATGGAAAAACTTCTTGGGGGACCGATTACATCAAGGACAAAGTCAAGGTTTAGAACAGGGTGCAATTTCGAATTTAGCTTACGAAATTGGAGATTACTTAGCGACACAAGTAGATCCAAAAAATGAGCAAGAAAGAGTGTTATCAGATCTTTGGTCTGTAGCTAGTGAAGAAGAAAGACATGCCATTGCAAGTGTAATGGTTAAACTCGTTGAAAACAACGGTACATCAAAATAA
- a CDS encoding DUF3388 domain-containing protein, producing the protein METTEWYFEYEIQKNRPGLLGDISSLLGMLSINIITINGVDEGKRGMLLVAKERRNIERFESILQTMDTIKLIKLREPKLRDRLAVRHGRYIQRDADEKNTFRFVRDELGLLVDFMAELFKKEGHKLIGIRGMPRVGKTESIVAASVCANKRWLFVSSTLLKQTIRSQLIEDEYHNDNLFILDGIVSTRRANERHWQLVREIMRLDAVKVIEHPDVFVQNTEYTLEDFDYIIELRNNPEEEIKYDVVDQNDHFSTSEFGGFDF; encoded by the coding sequence GTGGAAACAACTGAATGGTACTTTGAATACGAAATCCAAAAAAACCGCCCAGGGTTATTAGGAGATATTTCGTCGTTATTAGGTATGCTTTCGATTAACATTATTACAATAAATGGCGTTGATGAAGGCAAACGTGGTATGTTACTTGTAGCGAAGGAGCGCAGAAATATAGAGAGGTTTGAATCAATCCTTCAGACGATGGATACGATAAAGTTGATTAAGTTAAGAGAACCTAAATTGCGTGATCGACTCGCTGTACGCCATGGAAGATATATTCAACGTGATGCGGATGAGAAGAACACCTTTCGTTTTGTTCGTGATGAGTTAGGGTTGCTTGTCGATTTTATGGCAGAATTATTTAAAAAAGAAGGTCATAAACTGATAGGAATTCGAGGGATGCCGCGTGTAGGGAAAACTGAATCCATTGTGGCTGCGAGCGTTTGTGCCAATAAACGGTGGTTATTTGTGTCATCGACGCTTTTAAAACAAACCATTCGGAGTCAATTAATTGAAGATGAATACCACAATGACAACTTATTTATTTTAGATGGAATTGTATCTACTCGCCGAGCGAATGAACGTCATTGGCAGCTCGTACGTGAAATTATGAGATTGGATGCGGTTAAAGTGATTGAGCATCCAGATGTTTTTGTCCAAAATACAGAGTATACGCTCGAAGATTTTGACTACATTATTGAACTGCGAAATAATCCTGAAGAAGAAATTAAATATGATGTAGTTGACCAAAACGACCATTTTTCGACATCGGAATTTGGCGGTTTTGATTTTTAA
- a CDS encoding helix-turn-helix domain-containing protein: protein MTELGNRLKEAREAKGLSLDDLQEVTKIQKRYLVGIEEGNYEMMPGKFYVRAFIKQYCEAVGLDSEEIFEQYKSNVPVTHQEELPELSRVQTRKTVSASQSKIIDMIPKILVGVVVIGVAVLIYVWMSNAMGDSKNEQAEDTKQSENVGFNESEEFSKEKEPKETDTNKEAAKPNEEEKDEPIAEEVEQELNVINSSGKNSTYELKNTEAFTVKLVSSGEPWVGITNGNGGYLYQGTLKVDEEKELDVKDESVVILNLGRAQDVEIYVNNEKLEYAISPTEVLSQKITIQFTKADSSSTQ, encoded by the coding sequence TTGACAGAACTAGGTAATAGATTGAAGGAAGCGAGAGAAGCTAAAGGGCTCAGCTTAGATGACTTGCAAGAAGTAACGAAGATTCAAAAGCGCTATCTCGTTGGAATAGAAGAAGGCAATTATGAAATGATGCCCGGCAAGTTCTATGTGCGCGCTTTTATTAAACAATATTGTGAAGCGGTCGGCTTAGATTCAGAAGAAATTTTCGAACAATACAAAAGTAATGTTCCCGTTACACACCAAGAGGAATTACCTGAGCTTTCGAGAGTTCAAACACGAAAAACGGTTTCAGCAAGCCAGTCTAAAATCATCGATATGATTCCAAAGATTTTGGTCGGTGTAGTAGTGATTGGAGTCGCTGTGCTTATTTATGTATGGATGTCTAATGCTATGGGCGATTCCAAAAATGAACAAGCGGAGGATACTAAGCAATCGGAAAACGTTGGTTTTAATGAAAGTGAAGAATTCTCTAAAGAAAAAGAACCAAAAGAGACAGATACGAATAAAGAAGCTGCAAAACCGAATGAAGAAGAGAAAGATGAGCCTATAGCAGAGGAAGTAGAGCAAGAATTAAATGTTATTAACTCTAGCGGTAAAAATAGCACATATGAATTAAAGAATACAGAAGCATTTACGGTTAAGCTTGTTTCCTCAGGTGAACCTTGGGTCGGTATAACAAACGGTAATGGAGGTTATTTATATCAAGGAACACTGAAAGTAGATGAAGAGAAAGAATTAGATGTGAAGGATGAGTCTGTTGTTATCCTGAACTTAGGAAGAGCACAAGATGTTGAAATTTATGTGAATAACGAGAAACTAGAATATGCTATTTCTCCAACAGAAGTGCTCAGTCAAAAGATTACGATTCAATTTACGAAAGCTGATTCGTCATCTACTCAATAA